In the genome of Triticum urartu cultivar G1812 chromosome 5, Tu2.1, whole genome shotgun sequence, one region contains:
- the LOC125509985 gene encoding uncharacterized protein At4g22758 → MQQGRTRSRPRIAGARPGPSSSPSRRGGSSGGEGAGRGLRLPVQLAQGPRPRRRADGKRALTRSASEPALWWRDDARVHPVTHPPSPPPPPLDRPHTCYDVLAPDSPFYGSAASSALLLPDRRTPWEEAKVVVNVTVEGSPGPVRAMVSLGSSIRDAIAAVVERYHREGRSPRLDPASADSFQLHHSHFSLQSLNKNDKIGEVGGRNFYLHKNDGGNGLALQRGEPGVHSGGGETTESHGGQLAGVPYHHQLLAIVMKKLDKIGRRTRRIWRLLTCDCT, encoded by the exons ATGCAGCAGGGGAGGACGAGGAGCCGCCCGCGCATCGCCGGCGCCCGGCCGGGGCCCTCGTCCTCGCCGTCGCGGCGTGGCGGGAGCAGCGGCGGCGAGGGCGCCGGACGGGGGCTCCGGCTGCCGGTGCAGCTGGCGCAGGGGCCGCGGCCGCGGAGGCGGGCCGACGGGAAGAGGGCGCTCACGCGCTCCGCCTCCGAGCCGGCGCTCTGGTGGCGCGACGACGCCCGCGTCCACCCCGTGACCCATCcgccttccccgccgccgccgccgctcgacCGCCCGCACACCTGCTACGACGTCCTCGCGCCAGACTCCCCTTTCTACGGCTCGGCCGCCTCCTCCGCCTTACTGCTGCCTGATCGTCGCACGCCCTGGGAG GAGGCCAAGGTGGTGGTGAACGTGACGGTGGAGGGGAGCCCGGGGCCGGTGAGGGCGATGGTGAGCCTCGGCTCCAGCATCCGGGACGCCATCGCCGCGGTGGTGGAGCGGTACCACCGGGAGGGGAGGAGCCCCCGGCTGGACCCGGCCTCCGCCGACTCCTTCCAGCTACATCACTCTCACTTCTCCCTCCAGA GTTTAAACAAGAACGACAAGATCGGCGAAGTGGGCGGCAGAAATTTCTACCTGCACAAAAACGACGGAGGCAACGGGCTTGCACTTCAGAGGGGAGAACCTGGTGTGCATTCAGGAGGCGGTGAAACTACAGAGAGCCATGGAGGGCAGCTTGCCGGTGTCCCGTACCACCATCAGCTCCTCGCCATTGTCATGAAGAAGCTGGATAAAATCGGCAGGCGAACGAGGAGGATTTGGAGGCTCCTGACCTGTGACTGCACATGA
- the LOC125509986 gene encoding cysteine-rich and transmembrane domain-containing protein WIH2-like, translating into MSYQQVPPQEAYPPPGYSPVYPPPAPGAQQGPYYPPPQQQPPPPPGYQGYFSQGQPQQPPPYYYPPPPPHGGHHHHGHHHHDHHAEDHHHHHGHHHHHHHNDDDCCLGFLKGWLAALCCCCCLEECCCCFW; encoded by the exons ATGAGCTACCAGCAGGTCCCTCCGCAGGAGGCCTACCCGCCGCCAG GGTATTCGCCGGTGTACCCGCCGCCGGCGCCCGGCGCGCAGCAGGGCCCGTACTACCCGCCGCCGcagcagcagccgccgccgccgccggggtACCAGGGATACTTCAGCCAGGGCCAGCCGCAGCAGCCGCCGCCCTACTActacccgccgccgccgccgcacggtGGCCATCACCACCACGGCCACCACCACCATGACCACCACGCCGaggaccaccaccaccaccatggtcaccaccaccaccaccaccacaacGACGATGACTGCTGCCTTGGCTTCCTCAAAGGATG GTTGGCCGCTCTATGCTGCTGCTGCTGTCTGGAGGAGTGCTGCTGCTGTTTCTGGTGA
- the LOC125509987 gene encoding cysteine-rich receptor-like protein kinase 26 codes for MGNEASAHANTFLPNTMDFGIFENMLQEPSVTPIFLPVEFLKAITHNFSKERELGKGGYGVVYKGMLQNGKMIAVKKLFEMQLEDDQFQNEVTYLIGVKHQKIVQLVGYCAESRWEAKQVGEKYVMAETRTRLLCFEYLENNSLDKHLSAESCGLEWHIRYDIIRRVCSGLHYLHDECRIIHLDLKPQNILLDDHMMPKLADFGMSRLFGRQQSRIITRSRGGTFGYMAPEYITNGLITTKSDIFSLGIIIIELMTGHRKYPESSETPFEDFIENVIANWRHRLEKTLSYTALETCSEQVNRCIVLGLNCLNPDPSKRPSAWDILQTLNELESTKYCFDMNDVPAVGQESEIDAFAGCGDVNSNNLTAKLNRMISRSSSPSSTNMSAVFRSAPKGRKISIHAFEIANTIVKASNLIKSFSKERIRHLKEGMLRSEGVRRLISEDYSQLSIVIEDDIREDLRRFSIEVARFGDLCEDCQWHNLSRYFCRGDSPLPSKNFSEEVPPSMKYLIRLAQHTRVLHEEMLALDRLVHAYYVAAIPVRKQIDAMKNQRGAVKVLKSKSFWSKSMDDIVEKLVEIVEFMHLQINEAFSKSHANAEQSSGDFT; via the exons ATGGGCAATGAAGCTAGTGCGCATGCCAATACTTTCCTGCCAAACACTATGGATTTTGGTATATTTGAGAACATGCTACAAGAGCCAAGTGTCACTCCAATTTTCCTGCCAGTAGAATTTCTTAAAgccatcacacacaatttttccaaGGAGCGAGAACTCGGAAAAGGTGGGTATGGAGTGGTTTACAAG GGGATGCTTCAAAATGGGAAAATGATTGCTGTGAAGAAACTTTTTGAAATGCAACTAGAAGATGATCAATTCCAGAATGAGGTCACCTATCTTATCGGGGTTAAGCACCAAAAAATAGTACAACTTGTAGGCTACTGCGCTGAATCACGGTGGGAAGCGAAGCAAGTAGGAGAGAAATATGTCATGGCTGAAACGCGGACAAGACTACTCTGCTTCGAGTATCTAGAAAATAACAGCCTTGATAAGCATCTTTCTG CTGAATCTTGTGGACTTGAGTGGCACATAAGATATGATATAATTAGGCGAGTTTGCAGCGGTTTGCATTACCTTCATGATGAGTGCCGCATTATTCATTTGGACCTTAAACCCCAAAATATATTGTTGGATGATCATATGATGCCCAAGCTTGCAGATTTTGGTATGTCTAGGCTCTTTGGCAGACAACAGTCTCGAATTATCACCAGAAGTCGTGGGGGTACATT TGGATACATGGCTCCCGAGTACATAACAAATGGATTGATCACAACAAAGTCAGATATATTCAGTTTAGGCATTATAATCATAGAGTTAATGACGGGACACAGGAAATATCCCGAGAGTAGTGAAACACCGTTTGAGGACTTCATCGAGAAT GTGATTGCAAATTGGAGGCACAGATTGGAAAAAACACTAAGTTATACAGCGTTGGAAACATGTTCCGAGCAAGTAAATAGATGCATCGTATTAGGACTAAATTGTCTTAATCCCGATCCCAGTAAAAGGCCCTCTGCATGGGATATATTACAAACGCTGAATGAATTGGAAAGCACAAAATATTGTTTTGACATGAATGATGTGCCAGCAGTGGGCCAG GAATCAGAAATAGACGCATTTGCAGGGTGTGGTGATGTGAATTCCAACAATTTAACAGCAAAATTGAACAGAATGATAAGTAGATCATCCTCCCCAAGTTCTACAAATATGAGCGCCGTTTTCCGCTCTGCTCCCAAAGGAAGAAAGATATCGATCCATGCTTTCGAGATCGCCAACACAATTGTCAAGGCCTCCAATCTGATAAAATCCTTCTCTAAAGAAAGAATAAGACACCTGAAAGAGGGCATGCTGAGGTCTGAAGGTGTCCGCCGTCTTATTTCGGAAGATTACAGTCAGTTGTCCATTGTCATTGAAGACGACATACG AGAGGACTTGAGACGATTTTCGATAGAGGTTGCCAGGTTTGGAGATCTGTGTGAAGATTGTCAATGGCACAATCTCAGTAGATATTTCTGCAG AGGTGATTCTCCACTGCCATCTAAGAACTTCAGTGAAGAGGTACCTCCCAGTATGAAGTATCTAATAAGATTGGCACAACACACCCGG GTTCTACATGAAGAAATGCTAGCACTGGACAGACTTGTGCACGCTTATT ATGTAGCGGCTATTCCTGTTAGGAAACAAATTGATGCTATGAAGAACCAAAGGGGTGCGGTGAAGGTCTTGAAAAGCAAATCATTTTGGTCAAAGAGTATGGACGAT ATTGTGGAGAAACTTGTGGAGATCGTAGAATTCATGCATCTTCAAATCAACGAAGCTTTCTCGAAGAGTCATGCAAATGCAGAGCAATCATCTGGAGACTTCACATAG